The genome window CGCTCATGAGGTTGGTCACGCTATTCAGCATAAAAACGCTTATGCTCCACTTTCTATACGCAATGCAATTGTGCCAGTAGTTAATTTCGGGAGTTTCCTCGCGTGGCCCCTTTTCATCATAGGCTTTCTTCTTAGAACTCCTGTTCTAATACAGATCGGTATAGCGCTATTCTCGGGAGCAGTTATATTCCAACTCATCACTCTTCCAGTCGAATTCGATGCATCGAAAAGAGCATTAGCGCAACTTTCCGACGGGGGTTATCTCACGATGGAGGAAATTTCTGGAGCGCGGCGCGTTCTAACCGCCGCCGCACTTACCTATGTTGCTGCTGCAGCCATGGCAATAATACAACTTCTCAGA of bacterium contains these proteins:
- a CDS encoding zinc metallopeptidase, with translation MLFWDPTFILLIPAFILAAWAQSKLSRTYKRYSEEKSARGITGANAARGILDSEGLSSVQIEKVSGNLTDHYDPRNRTLRLSQGVYSSDSIAAIGIAAHEVGHAIQHKNAYAPLSIRNAIVPVVNFGSFLAWPLFIIGFLLRTPVLIQIGIALFSGAVIFQLITLPVEFDASKRALAQLSDGGYLTMEEISGARRVLTAAALTYVAAAAMAIIQLLRMILLSRRR